The window ACAGCACAAGCTCGGTGGATACGAAACCTGGCGTGCCCGCTCCAGCTATCTCGAAGTGGATGCTTCCACTAAAATTTTTGACACTGTTATGACTTCTCTTTCCCACTTACAATCGGAACGCTAAAACCACTTGCAACGACAAGTTTGTCCAATCCGCCCTCGTGGAAGAGTCGACGGTATTCTTCACTCTCAAGCAGATGCTGGGTCACCTCCTTCGTCTCTCTTTCGAGCAGGTATTTCAACTCTTTCAGGTCGCCGGACCATCTCACCCCGTTGAAAAATTCCACACCGTCAAACTGCGTCTTGTAAAGAGAACTCTGCGAATAACAGGAGCCCAGATGAATGAACTCAAAACCATTATCCGCGAAATGATTTACCGCCGTGGTCATCATGTGCAGGCCCAGGCTTTTATTGAAGTAGTTCAAGTCGTAAAAAGCATAGGAATAAAACGCGAGTTTTTTTCCCTCCAGATAGAGTGTCACAATCCCAAGTTCCGCGCCCGTGCTGGCGTCGGTAAATAGCAGCACATGTGAGGTCACCTTGTTATTGAACAGTGAATCCAATCGCTCATAGCCCATGACTTCCTTCCCAAATCGAGCATCGGCATACTGCTTGCAGAACTCCCGGCGCTTCGGCGTGTAATCAAACTTTTCCCGGGGAATAAGCTCAAAGATAATTCCTTCCCCTTTGCGCAGAACACGCCGGTTTTCAGAGGAAGGCGTGAACTTCCCCAGATTGACCCTCAATTGCCGGCAAAGATAAAAACGGTCGAGGTTGCGGGACGAAGGAAGAAAACCTTGATTGAACAAATCAGCCGGAGTCTCTCCCGCTTCGGGAAAGGCCCAGATGGCATACGAATAGATATAATGCCCGTGGTCGGCTTTGTGCTCGGAAAACAGCAGCTTCATGCAGCGCTACTATGACAGGTAAATCCGTGGCAGGCGAGCACGCCATCCAGTGAGAATATCGTAGGACACTGAGTTCTTCCATCGGGCCACGTCATGCACGGAAATTTCCTCATCGCCTTGCCGCCCCATCAGCACGATCTCTTCCCAAAGTTGCGCTTCCGGAACGTCTGTCACATCCACCATGATGGCATCCATCGCCACTCCGCCCACCAGCGGCGCGCGTCGTCCTCGAATGAGCACATAACCTTCATTACGGATGCGTGGATATCCGTCGCCATAGCCTATGGGAATCACACCGATCCGTCGCGGCGATGGGGCCTTGTATCGCATTCCATAGCCAACCACATCCTCAGCTTCGATGTTTTGGAAAGCCGCAATCCTGGCCTTCACCGACATTACCGGTGCAATGCCCGGGATACGTCGACATACCTGTGAAGGATAAACGCCGTACTGCAACAGACCGATCCGCACCATATCGAAGTGAGCCTGCGGCAAATCGAGGAACCCGCCACTGTTGCAGATATGCCGATACTTCACATGGATGCTTTTATCTGCCAATTCCGCCAAAACCATCTTGAAACGCTCGAGTTGCAAATTGGCAAAGGTTTTGTCCAATTCATCCGACATGGCGAAGTGACTCAACACTCCTTCGAACTGGAGCGACTTCGTGGACAGAATGAATTCCACCAACGCCAAAGCTTCAGTCCAACGGACTCCGTAACGATTCATGCCGGTATTAATTTTCAGATGCACCGGAACGGGCCTGCCCACTTTCTCCGCCAGTTTCCCCAACTTAAGGACCACCTCCTGTGAATCCACACAACAGGTCAGGTTTTGGGCCACACACCATGGCAGTTCTTCATCCTGTCGTTCGCCGAGGAGCAGGATGCGGGTATCGATGCCGCCACCGCGCAGGGCCATGGCCTCATCCAGATTGCTCAACGACAGAAACTCCACCCCGGCTTCGAGCGCTGCCTTCGCGACTTTCAACCCGCCATGCCCATAGGCCTCATCCTTGACGACCAAAAGAAGTTTTAGACCTTTCGTTTTCTCCCGGTTGATCACTTCGTAATTGCGTCGAAGCTGTTTTAGGTCAATTTCAATCCAGGCAGGCCGGCGCGGCCTGTCGATTGGCCGACCCGATTGCACTGTTTCTGAATGCGTTTCGTGAACTACGTTTGAACTCATTTCGTTTAAATATTACCGGGAGGCCAAAGGCTTTGCCCGATATCAGTCCGGAAATAGCTTCCCAGGCTTCGTATTTTTCGAATATTTGAGTACGCCTTCTGAACGGCCTCCTCCAAGGATGCACTCAGTGCGATCACATCGCAAATCCGATGACCCGCCGAAAAGAGCCTCCCTTCGTGATCACCGGTTACTTCGTTCCACCAGACATCACAATCAAATGGCCCTGCTCTCTCGATCGGCAATAATGGCCCGTTGACGTGTACATAGGGATAACCATAACCCGCCAACGTAATGGAACAGCCAAAGTTCAAATCGCGCTTAAACTGAATCTCCAGTTTTTTATTTTGTGCAGTCTTTAATAGCACCTCAAAGGGATTCTCCAGCATCCGTAAAATCATTGCACCGGAGGTCACCCCGATGCGGATGTTATATTCGATGACATGCCATTTATTATCCCGCCGCACGGCCGTAACTTGAATGGGACCGTGATAATCGACCTCACGCAACCACGGAAGCAAGGGACGAATGAGTTCGCGTGCGAGGCCGTATTTGTCATCCGGATCGCGCTCCACCAAACCTCCTAGCGGTGCACCTGCCACCACGCCCATGTTCCCGTTGAACGCTCGCTTGTATTCCTGGTTCGTGACGAGCGAATAAATTTCTCCATGGCTTATCAATGCGATATGCCCGGCTTCAGCCCGTCCCATGTACTCCTGCAAAAACACACCTTCTGCATAATCAACGTTTCTTAACCAGGAGCGCGTATCTTCGATCGTTTCGCACAGGATGGTGTGAATCGGACTCGTCGGTGAACAAAGCGGGTTCTTGATGACGTATGGATGCGGGTGTTTCTCCAGAATCGATTCCGCTTCCAACCGATTGGATGCGACATACGCCTTGGGAAATGGAATTTTGAATTGATGGCACAGCTTGCGGGCAAAATCGCGCTCCCGCTCAATTTTCATTCCATCGCCGGTCGGACCAAAAATCAGTGCCTTGGAATCCATCAGCTCCTTTGCCCAGGGAGCCAGAGCCCAATCAATTGACATCGGCACAACGAGATGAATGCGCTTCTCCTGTATCAACTGGTTGGGATTGGGAAACTGTTCGCGAGAGTAGGCTGGCCCCGCGATGGACGGAGGGTAATGAGCATAGTTCCGCGTGAGATAGGTGGAAACGTCTGCACCATCGTCCTTTAAAATCTGCGTTGCGCTGTAGGCAAATGCTCCGACCCCCAAGACCATCACCGAAGGTGAATTGATTGAAGAGGCGGATTTCTTTGTCATTCGGTGCGATTCTTTCTGGGCGGCACTCCGCCTCGACTATTAAACACTCTATTTTTGTTATTTTAACATAAAGGGAGTCAGCGCGATTACAAGGGAGGCCAGACGCATCTTAATGCCGCCGCAATCCGGCGAAAATCGCGAATTGCCGCAACTCCGAAAGCCTGCCACGGCTAATGCGTCAGCAATTGAAACGGCCCTGGACAAAATAATTAAACGAACTGGCGTGATGCACAAGAAAATACCCTTATTGAAATCGGGCAATAAGGGTATTTTAAAAGCAGTTATACCCCGTGTCGAGAGAAATGGTGCGGCGGCAAACATTCTGAAGGGAGAACGCATTTAGATGCGTCCGCCTTGATCACAAAGGAAGCCAATGAGATTGGTCCGGCACACAAAAGAAAAACGGGTCTTCCGTTCAGAAGACCCGTTCCTTTAAGTTGAAGCTGGAGTTGGATTATGCTCTTGCCAGTGAAACCACTTTCTTCTGAGTGTGCGACTCGAGTGCGGCAGCGAACAACTCATGACTGAGCACCGCTTCCTCCGGCGTCGCGCAACCAAACCGTGTTCCCAGTTCCCCTGCCCGTTCCGCCGCGTAAGCCGCCCACATTTGCAGGAAACAATCTGGAAAGCCAACTTCGAAGATGCCGCCAGTGATGGTTTGAAATGGCATCTGATATCCTAAATCAATCTTTTGCCAAATCTGCTCCTTGCCACGCTCGAATATCCACAATGTCTTGGGGTCCTTGGTGCTGAAACGAACGCCGCCCTCCGTGCCCAATACCTCGATGAACCAGGTGTTCATTTCACCGGGAGCGAGGCGCTTCATCTCCAGACGCATGGGGACTTCCTCGTTATTGATCAAAACTTCCGTATGCAGCATCGCATTGTCCCAGGTGTCGCAGGGAGCCATGCCACCTTTGCCATCCGGACGTTGGGTGTAAACCTTCTG of the Pedosphaera parvula Ellin514 genome contains:
- the alr gene encoding alanine racemase, producing the protein MSSNVVHETHSETVQSGRPIDRPRRPAWIEIDLKQLRRNYEVINREKTKGLKLLLVVKDEAYGHGGLKVAKAALEAGVEFLSLSNLDEAMALRGGGIDTRILLLGERQDEELPWCVAQNLTCCVDSQEVVLKLGKLAEKVGRPVPVHLKINTGMNRYGVRWTEALALVEFILSTKSLQFEGVLSHFAMSDELDKTFANLQLERFKMVLAELADKSIHVKYRHICNSGGFLDLPQAHFDMVRIGLLQYGVYPSQVCRRIPGIAPVMSVKARIAAFQNIEAEDVVGYGMRYKAPSPRRIGVIPIGYGDGYPRIRNEGYVLIRGRRAPLVGGVAMDAIMVDVTDVPEAQLWEEIVLMGRQGDEEISVHDVARWKNSVSYDILTGWRARLPRIYLS
- a CDS encoding phosphoribosylglycinamide synthetase C domain-containing protein — its product is MTKKSASSINSPSVMVLGVGAFAYSATQILKDDGADVSTYLTRNYAHYPPSIAGPAYSREQFPNPNQLIQEKRIHLVVPMSIDWALAPWAKELMDSKALIFGPTGDGMKIERERDFARKLCHQFKIPFPKAYVASNRLEAESILEKHPHPYVIKNPLCSPTSPIHTILCETIEDTRSWLRNVDYAEGVFLQEYMGRAEAGHIALISHGEIYSLVTNQEYKRAFNGNMGVVAGAPLGGLVERDPDDKYGLARELIRPLLPWLREVDYHGPIQVTAVRRDNKWHVIEYNIRIGVTSGAMILRMLENPFEVLLKTAQNKKLEIQFKRDLNFGCSITLAGYGYPYVHVNGPLLPIERAGPFDCDVWWNEVTGDHEGRLFSAGHRICDVIALSASLEEAVQKAYSNIRKIRSLGSYFRTDIGQSLWPPGNI